The nucleotide sequence ATATACAATCATTTTATTACTGGTTACTGTCATGCCATTTCTGACTGGGATGAGTGGTTTGCTATATCTAGTCAGTGCTCTGGTGTTAGGTATGAGGTTTATTTATTGGACAGTTGTGTTATATAAAGACAGTGTACCTCATGCTGCTATTAAAACATTCAAGTTTTCAATTACTTACTTAATGCTATTATTTGTTGCATTATTGGTAGATCATTATATGCCTATCAACTTGAGTATATAACAAAAAATATAGGAAAAAATAATGAGTAAAAGTATAAAGCTAACGGTAGCTGGTTGTATAATATTTATTACGTTATGTATTGTACTATTAGTAAACAAAGTAACCAGCATGCCGCTGCTGTCACCAGAACAACTACAGCTTCAAGGTACTTATATATTAAAAACACCTCGAACATTATCTGAAATAAGCCTTACCTCTCATGATAATAAAGCATTTACAAATAAAGAGCTAAAAGGAAAATGGACAGTTATGTTCTTTGGATATACTTCATGTCCAGATATATGTCCTACAACCTTAACAGAATTGAAGCAATTGAAGCTAAAGTTGTCAGAAGAATATACTGATATAGCTGAAAAAATAAACTATGTCTTTGTTAGTGTAGATCCAGGTCGTGACTCTATTGAGCAACTATCTAACTATGTTCCTTACTTTGATAAAGATTTTTTAGGTGTTACTGGTGATTTAAAATCTATTTATAACTTGGCAAACCAACTGAATATTCCATTTTCACCTGTTGTTAATCCAAAAGATGAGAATTATCTGGTAGATCATAGTGGTAACCTGATAGTAATAAACCCCATGGGCGACTACCATGCTTTTATCAAACCACCCTTGAATACTGATAAGTTGGTGGCAGTGATGAACTCAATTGTGGGTAATTTTAATTAATAGTATGCAATGCTCAACTACAGTAAGCTAAATTAATAAGCTGAAAAGTCGAGCATTGCGTGAAGATATGAAATATAGATTAGCTTATTGGCCTTGGTATTCAAACTATAAGGTAGGATACTATTTAAGATCCATTCTCATGATATATTGTGGCCCCGCAGGCCCTTCCTTATAAAGTTCGCCAGTATCAGTAAATCCTCCCGCTAAATAACACTTATAAGCACCAGGGTTTTGACAGTTAACTGTCAAGGTTATAGACGTCCACTCTTTATAAGCTGATTTTAGATAAGGAATAAGTGTCATGACTGCTTGTTTGCCTAGACCATTTCCTTGTAAGCTTTTATCAATTAAAAAAGCACGTAAACCAAGCTCTCTTTCTTGAACAAAAGAATATTGCTGATGATAAGCTGTATCAATAATGAAAAAACCAATAATGCTTTTATTTTTTTGTATGACATGAAAATGGTTTGTATCAGATGAGTGTTGTAGGATTTCTGATGTAGTACCCACATATTTGGTCTGACTTTCTTCTACAGATAGTGTTTTAACTTCTGCTAGATCGCTTTCAATCATTTTTCTTATAATAATCATAGGACAACCATAATTTACTACTAAAATAATTAAATTATTTTTTTCTTAGTTCCCAAACACTTTTAGAGCTTAAAACATTTTGAGTATACACATTATACTCAATTGTCATAGAGGACCTTGAAGCATGAATGTTTCTTATTATTTCTTGGCTTATACTTCCTTTGATTTTGCCATCTTTACGAGTAGGTATTCTATACCTTTGAGTAAATACAATTTTGTTTTTTGCTGCACTATCTAAGCTGGTATCACCTGACTTACTATTTTGGCCTACTCGTAATATATCGCTACTAATAAATAACCTCAGATTCTCTTGACGAGACGTTTCTTTTGTTTCTGACAATAATTGAGCACTTAAAGTTAAGTCACCAGATGAGTTTGTATTCACTTCTATTTCTTGAATTATATAATTATCAGGTTTTTTCCTTGGTGCCTTTTCAGTCCCCATACAAAAGAAACCTGTTGCAGTACCTTTCCAACGACCATCCATATGCTTAAAAATGGGTTTAAGCGTTTTTTTCTCTGCATAAGTTAATTTTTTGCTTTCAATCGGCTGAAAAGTATCTTTATCTTTTTGATAGTGTGGAGATGGGCTGAAGCACTCACTAGCCAGCGCGATTGGTGAGGTAGGTAGAGCAAAGGCAATAGCAACAGCTGTTAATGTATAACTTTTTAGGTTTATTGGTATTACAGATATCAATTTCAAGTGAGGTGCCCTTAGTCTTAGTATAAACACTACAAGAAGCAAGATATTACGTGACAAACTGTTATATAACTACACCAGCTATAAAAATTTACAGATCGAATGAAAAGAGGAATTATTAAAAATCACCCCACTGTGCTTGCAATAGCGTCAAAACCGCAATAGGAGCTGTTTCTGTTCTCAAGACTCTTGGGCCTAAAGCCAATGGAGAAAAGCACTGCTGCTCTGCTAGTTGTATCTCATTGCTGGAGAGTCCACCTTCAGGGCCAATGAGTACTGCAACTGAAGTAGGCTGACTCATGGCTTGAAGAGTTTGTTCAGTGCGATGGTGTAGCACTAACTTTTGATCAGCTTGTACTTGCCTAACCCAATTATCAAGCGTTTGAGGTGGGTTAATAATAGGCAGTCGACTACGACCACACTGCTCACAAGCGCTTATAATTACTTGTTGCCAGTGGGCCATACGCTTTTTAATACGGTCTCCTGCTAGCTTGACTTCACAGCGTTCAGAAAAAAGCGGAGTAATTTCTGAAATCCCCATTTCAGTGGCTTTTTGAATAGCGTAGTCCATTCGCTCACCACGGGATAAACTTTGACCGAGATGAGTATATAGTGGAGACTCAACATTGGTAGTATTGTCATACTCCAATTTAACTGATACGTGCTTTTTAGTGACTTCAATAATCGTTGTTTGATAGCTTATACCCTCACCATTAAACACCGTAAGGTTTTGGTCAGGCTTCATGCGTAGTACTCGTCCAATATGTGCTGCAGCACTTTCAGACAGTTCAATTATTGTTTGTTCTTGTGGGGTAAAAGGTGAATAAACTCGAATTTCTCGCATAAGTCAGTTAGAGTCAGTTGAACTAAAGAAAGGTTAGTTTATGGGCATATATATTGAAACACCAGCTATTATACGCTTTTGAATTGATTGAATTATAGTCAGTCAACAACAATGGCTGTTCCTGTAATTAAAACGAAACGATTAATGCTATGTGGTTTTGACCAGAATAATTTAGATGCTTATGCGACTATCTGCGAGAGCTGTGACTTTATGAGATTCCTAAGTGCTGGAACCCCCTAACTAGAGAGCAAGTTTGGAAGCAAATAGAATACATTATCAACCACTGGTCTGACTATAATAGTGGGTTTTGGGTAATTGTTGAGCAATCAACTAATGAACTTATTACTCATGTTGGTTTACACTATTCTGATGATTGGAAAGGGATACAGATAGGTTGGGCACTTAGTCCGCTGCAATAGGGCAAAGGCTATGCAACAGAAACAGTTATAGACTGTGCATTTAATAATCAAATAACGTCTGAGTTAATTAGCTTGACAATACCAGAAAATAATAAGTTGTTGGAGTTAACAGGCCCTAGGTTTATCATACAGCCATGACACGGAGTATCAAGGTAAAAGGTTTTTGTTTATAAAACTGGTGGTCTATAAGTTATTACTCAAAGTCAATTTATTTATTCCTTTTTCTATGTAACAGCGTGCTATTGCAAAAAATCATGTGAACGCTTTTTTATTTTCCTATTGGTCTATTAATATCTATAAAATTTGAATTGGTTCTCTAGTTAAAAATGAATTAGCTGCAAGACTGTTTATTGTATCCGTTAAATGTCTCCCGTAAATCCAATAGTGCATATCATTATACTATTTACGAATAGTCCATAAGATTTGCATCTATTTATAGACAAGGATTGTTGCTATGAGAAACCAAAACATAAAAATAACACACCTTAAAAAAGGATTGTTAAATATTTCTACAATCATCTTTGTTTTAAGTGCTTCAAAAACAGTTGTTAGTACAGAACAAAATAATGTTATTAGAGATAGCTATGTCTTCGAGCAAAATCAGCTTATATATACAACAGATGAAATGCTTAGTTTTGATATAAAGAACTATCTTGAGAGTAATGCACCACATTTAATTGACTATGCTGAAGTTATCTCTCATTGGAGTGGCTATTCCAGTATAAGCCCCAAAGTTATTATAGCGTTAATAGAGCAGCAAACAGGCTTAGTTTTAAATCAGAATTTAGATGTATCCATATATTATAAGCCAATGGGTAGCTTGTCAGATAAACATGGGTTTTCTGAGCAGGTGGAAGATGTTGCTGTTAAGTTAGCAAAATATTTTTATAAAATAAATGGTAAAACAAAATTAATTGAAAAAACATCATTAGAACTATTATTTGAAGGTCATCAAAATCAAAATATGACTAACAATAGTAGTATTGAAGAGTTCTATAATATTTATTATCGATTGTTTCCAAATGAGCCTATTGTAGAAAGTGACTCATCAACGTTATCAAATAAGCAATATTTTTTCGATTTGCCACCAGATAATCTCTTACAATTACCTTATTTGGTGGGTAAAGCCTGGCGCTATGGGGGGACGCATACTAATAATGGTAGTGGTAGTTTTCCTCAGTCATCACTTGACTTAAATAATGGTGGTAGCTGGGGTTCTAATACCTCTAATATATGGGTGGCTTCTGCTGCACCAGGTAGAGCGAAAGTCCATTCATCATGTAATTTGGAAATTATTCACCCAGGAGGTTGGTCTACCACTTATTATCATTTAGATAATATTAAAGTGCGGACAAATGATACTATTACACGGAACCAAAAAGTAGCTAATTATGCTAATAATAAGCCACAAGCCTTATGTCAGGGTGGCCACTCAACTGGGCCTCATCAGCATTTTAGCTTAAAGAAAGATGGTCGATATCAACATCTTAATAATGTCAAGCTTTCGGGGTTTAAGGTACATACTGGCAGAAATAGTTATGATTCAGACTGCCGTTATTTTTGGCTAGAGAAAAATAATACAAAATACTGTGCTTGGACAAAGTTAACTAACCCTGGTGTGCCTGATGGTCCCGGCCCTGACCCGGATCCAGATGATCAAGTATTAAAAAATGGCATGCCTGTAACAGGGCTTTCTGCAAGTAAAGGAAAACAGGCATATTATAAAATTGTAGTACCAGTAGGAGCCAGCAATCTAAAAA is from Spartinivicinus poritis and encodes:
- a CDS encoding GNAT family N-acetyltransferase yields the protein MPKCWNPLTREQVWKQIEYIINHWSDYNSGFWVIVEQSTNELITHVGLHYSDDWKGIQIGWALSPLQ
- a CDS encoding SCO family protein, giving the protein MSKSIKLTVAGCIIFITLCIVLLVNKVTSMPLLSPEQLQLQGTYILKTPRTLSEISLTSHDNKAFTNKELKGKWTVMFFGYTSCPDICPTTLTELKQLKLKLSEEYTDIAEKINYVFVSVDPGRDSIEQLSNYVPYFDKDFLGVTGDLKSIYNLANQLNIPFSPVVNPKDENYLVDHSGNLIVINPMGDYHAFIKPPLNTDKLVAVMNSIVGNFN
- a CDS encoding GNAT family N-acetyltransferase produces the protein MIIIRKMIESDLAEVKTLSVEESQTKYVGTTSEILQHSSDTNHFHVIQKNKSIIGFFIIDTAYHQQYSFVQERELGLRAFLIDKSLQGNGLGKQAVMTLIPYLKSAYKEWTSITLTVNCQNPGAYKCYLAGGFTDTGELYKEGPAGPQYIMRMDLK
- a CDS encoding pre-peptidase C-terminal domain-containing protein, whose amino-acid sequence is MRNQNIKITHLKKGLLNISTIIFVLSASKTVVSTEQNNVIRDSYVFEQNQLIYTTDEMLSFDIKNYLESNAPHLIDYAEVISHWSGYSSISPKVIIALIEQQTGLVLNQNLDVSIYYKPMGSLSDKHGFSEQVEDVAVKLAKYFYKINGKTKLIEKTSLELLFEGHQNQNMTNNSSIEEFYNIYYRLFPNEPIVESDSSTLSNKQYFFDLPPDNLLQLPYLVGKAWRYGGTHTNNGSGSFPQSSLDLNNGGSWGSNTSNIWVASAAPGRAKVHSSCNLEIIHPGGWSTTYYHLDNIKVRTNDTITRNQKVANYANNKPQALCQGGHSTGPHQHFSLKKDGRYQHLNNVKLSGFKVHTGRNSYDSDCRYFWLEKNNTKYCAWTKLTNPGVPDGPGPDPDPDDQVLKNGMPVTGLSASKGKQAYYKIVVPVGASNLKIKISGGSGDADMYVKSGSRPTLSSWDCRPYKVTQREECNYKTPKVATYYVVLHAFSNYSNISLVASYDKQVVKELKNGVPVTGLSAEKGNQKYYKIDVPAGASNLKIKVDGGTGDVDMHVKAGTKPTLSSWDCRPYKTTQLEVCSYKTPKTGSYYVLLNAFSNYSNVSLEASYNN
- a CDS encoding 16S rRNA (uracil(1498)-N(3))-methyltransferase, with the translated sequence MREIRVYSPFTPQEQTIIELSESAAAHIGRVLRMKPDQNLTVFNGEGISYQTTIIEVTKKHVSVKLEYDNTTNVESPLYTHLGQSLSRGERMDYAIQKATEMGISEITPLFSERCEVKLAGDRIKKRMAHWQQVIISACEQCGRSRLPIINPPQTLDNWVRQVQADQKLVLHHRTEQTLQAMSQPTSVAVLIGPEGGLSSNEIQLAEQQCFSPLALGPRVLRTETAPIAVLTLLQAQWGDF